The Gadus chalcogrammus isolate NIFS_2021 chromosome 10, NIFS_Gcha_1.0, whole genome shotgun sequence genome contains a region encoding:
- the smyd5 gene encoding histone-lysine N-trimethyltransferase SMYD5: MAAPQDDMFSLCVDPGKVSSCVEVRFIDKTKGKGLFARRSIKKGDTIFVERPVVSSQFLWNALYKYRACEYCMRALEGAEENARRLSGKPGLSLPYPELCRVQSDRQQACPHCQVMYCSSECRQAAADQYHRALCLGPSHEDPDHPLNKLKDAWRSMHYPPESSSITLMARMVAVVKQASDKGRWQKLFSQFCSRTANEEEEIAHKLLGEKFKGQLALLQGFFSAALYEDHLSQWFTPGGFRSLFSLVGTNGQGIGTSSLSQWVHACDALQLPAQQREQLDSFIDQLYKDIEKETGDFLNCEGSGLFLLQSSCNHSCIPNAEAAFPDNNFLLHLSALSDVQPGEEICISYLDCCQRDRSRHSRHKTLRENYLFVCSCPRCTSQADEADVTSEEEEEDEAEGEAEGDEMEDEMTDV; the protein is encoded by the exons ATGGCTGCTCCCCAAGATGACATGTTTTCTCTCTGCGTGGATCCCGGCAAAGTTAGCAGTTGTGTGGAAGTCCGATTTATTGACAAGACCAAG GGGAAAGGCCTGTTTGCCAGGCGGAGCATCAAGAAAGGAGACACTATTTTTGTAGAACGTCCCGTTGTTTCATCTCAGTTCCTGTGGAATgcattatataaatatagag cCTGTGAGTACTGCATGCGTGCTCTGGAGGGAGCGGAGGAGAATGCCAGGAGGCTCAGTGGGAAGCCGGGGCTCAGCCTGCCGTACCCGGAGCTGTGCCGGGTGCAGTCCGACCGCCAGCAGGCCTGCCCACACTGTCAG GTGATGTACTGTAGCAGCGAGTGCAGGCAAGCTGCGGCCGACCAATACCATCGGGCTCTGTGTTTAGGACCCTCCCATGAAGACCCAGACCATCCACTCAACAAACTTAAAGATGCCTGGAG GAGTATGCATTACCCTCCTGAGTCCTCCAGCATCACGTTAATGGCAAGGATGGTGGCCGTTGTCAAGCAG GCCAGCGACAAAGGACGATGGCAGAAGCTCTTCTCGCAGttctgcagtcgcactgcaaaCGAGGAAGAGGAAATCGCTCATAAGCTCCTTGGGGAGAAGTTTAAA GGGCAGCTGGCGTTGCTTCAGGGCTTCTTTTCAGCGGCACTTTACGAAGATCACCTCAGTCAA TGGTTTACCCCTGGGGGTTTCCGCTCCCTGTTCTCTCTGGTGGGGACCAATGGACAGGGCATCGGCACCAG CTCCCTGAGTCAATGGGTTCACGCCTGTGATGCACTTCAGCTTCCTGCCCAGCAGAGGGAGCAGTTGGACTCTTTTATCGACCAGCTGTACAAGGATATAGAGAAAG AAACGGGAGATTTTCTGAACTGTGAGGGGTCTGGGCTTTTCCTGCTTCAAAGCTCAT GTAACCACAGCTGCATACCAAACGCAGAGGCCGCCTTCCCGGACAACAACTTCCTGCTTCACCTCAGTGCCCTTAGTGACGTCCAGCCCGGAGAG GAGATCTGCATCAGCTACCTGGACTGCTGTCAGCGCGACCGCAGCCGACACAGTAGACACAAAACTCTGAG ggAGAACTATCTGTTCGTCTGCTCGTGCCCCAGGTGCACCTCCCAGGCCGACGAGGCTGACGTGAcctcggaggaggaagaggaggacgaggccgAAGGAGAGGCGGAGGGGGACGAGATGGAAGACGAGATGACGGATGTCTGA